A single region of the Drosophila takahashii strain IR98-3 E-12201 chromosome 2R, DtakHiC1v2, whole genome shotgun sequence genome encodes:
- the LOC123003415 gene encoding LOW QUALITY PROTEIN: uncharacterized protein (The sequence of the model RefSeq protein was modified relative to this genomic sequence to represent the inferred CDS: deleted 2 bases in 2 codons; substituted 2 bases at 2 genomic stop codons): MSNQISSQPQNPPNRKQDMENCDGENRGKLLGXAGDKNTDINRCXHVPGTRTTGGSGLEKSMNNSGFRKPTCCQYNRFSLSQIIRAVSRVKASKANWKPEEGIGFLSG; encoded by the exons ATGTCGAATCAAATTTCGTCACAGCCACAAAACCCACCCAACCGCAAACAGGATATGGAAAACT GCGATGGCGAAAATCGGGGAAAACTACTTGGCTGAGCGGGTGAT AAAAACACGGATATAAACCGATGTTGACATGTGCCAGGCACAAGGACCACGGGTGGTAGTGGGTTGGAGA AATCGATGAACAATTCCGGATTTCGCAAACCCACTTGTTGCCAATACAATCGATTCAGCTTGTCGCAAATCATT CGAGCTGTCTCAAGGGTTAAAGCGAGTAAGGCGAATTGGAAACCAGAGGAAGGAATTGGTTTTTTATCAGGGTAG
- the CSN7 gene encoding COP9 signalosome complex subunit 7: MTQDMLLGNEEPSKSKETFLEKFCVLAKSTTGAALLDVIRQALEAPNVFVFGELLAEPSVSQLKDGPDAKHFETLNLFAYGTYKEYRAQPEKFIELSPAMQKKLQHLTIVSLAIKAKSIPYALLLSELEIDNVRHLEDVIIEAIYADIIHGKLFQNTRILEVDYAQGRDIPPGYTGQIVETLQAWVNSCDSVSNCIEMQIKYANAEKSKRLINKERVEQDLINLKKVLKSQTSDSDESMQIDTHGPGTSSGLGQSELRKKPSKLRNPRSAAVGLKFSK, from the exons ATGACGCAGGACATGCTGCTGGGCAACGAGGAGCCGAGCAAGAGCAAGGAGACGTTCCTGGAGAAGTTCTGTGTCCTGGCCAAGTCGACCACGGGCGCAGCCCTGCTGGATGTGATTCGCCAGGCCCTGGAAGCCCCAAATGTCTTTGTTTTCGGCGAATTACTGGCGGAACCCTCCGTTTCGCAG CTGAAAGACGGTCCCGATGCCAAGCATTTCGAGACTTTGAACCTCTTCGCCTACGGAACCTACAAGGAGTACCGCGCTCAGCCCGAAAAGTTCATCGAACTGAGTCCCGCCATGCAGAAGAAGCTGCAGCACCTGACCATCGTCTCACTGGCCATCAAGGCCAAGAGCATTCCCTACGCCCTGCTGCTCAGCGAACTGGAGATCGACAACGTCCGCCACCTGGAGGACGTCATCATCGAGGCCATCTACGCAG ACATCATCCACGGAAAGCTGTTCCAGAACACACGCATTTTGGAGGTGGACTACGCCCAGGGTCGCGACATTCCGCCCGGATACACTGGCCAGATCGTGGAAACCCTTCAGGCCTGGGTCAACTCCTGCGATAGCGTCTCCAACTGCATCGAAATGCAGATCAAGTACGCCAACGCCGAGAAATCCAAGAGGCTGATTAACAAGGAGCGTGTGGAGCAGGAT CTCATAAACCTGAAGAAGGTGCTGAAGAGCCAGACATCTGACAGTGATGAAAGCATGCAAATCGACACCCATGGACCAGGAACAAGCAGCGGCTTGGGTCAATCGGAGCTGCGCAAGAAGCCTTCGAAGCTGAGGAATCCTCGC